In Caldisphaera lagunensis DSM 15908, a single genomic region encodes these proteins:
- the proS gene encoding proline--tRNA ligase, with translation MVEPKKEKKERDFSQWYDWILERAEIYDYGRYPIKGMGIWLPYGFQIRKKTIDLIRDLLDSTGHEEILFPLLIPKWMLEKESEHIRGFEEEVFWVTHGGLEELDQKLALRPTSETIITYYESLWYQSYRQLPRKLYQIVSMFRYETKATRPLIRLREVTTFKEAHTIHDTFESAEQQIKEAIDIYKKFFDELGIPYIISKRPDWDKFAGALYTIAFDTMMPDGRTLQIGTVHNLGQSFSKAFNYKIQLKDESFDHPWQTSYGISDRVVATIIGVHGDDNGLVLPPNIAPTQVIVIPIPSSDESETKSIIDYSRKILNELLESKVRAKIDDRSEMTPGEKYYYWEAKGVPVRIEIGSRELRTHNLTVVRRDTLSKITIGEKELINEINHIMNSIQNNLYERAWKDLKQKIYETDNLNEARQYLDKKGIVEIPWCGKESCANKVMESLGAKSLGTPWPSQKISGKKCPICGEKAQTTMRYARQY, from the coding sequence GTGGTCGAGCCAAAGAAGGAAAAAAAGGAAAGAGATTTTTCTCAATGGTATGATTGGATATTGGAGAGAGCAGAAATTTATGACTATGGAAGATATCCAATAAAAGGAATGGGAATTTGGTTGCCTTATGGTTTTCAAATAAGGAAAAAAACAATCGATCTAATAAGGGATCTTTTAGATTCCACAGGGCATGAAGAAATTCTGTTTCCATTGCTAATACCAAAGTGGATGTTAGAAAAAGAAAGCGAACACATTAGGGGTTTCGAGGAAGAAGTTTTTTGGGTAACTCACGGTGGATTAGAAGAATTAGATCAGAAACTAGCTTTAAGACCTACTAGTGAAACTATTATAACATATTATGAATCACTTTGGTATCAAAGCTATAGACAATTACCAAGAAAGTTATATCAAATAGTAAGTATGTTTAGATATGAAACAAAAGCTACAAGGCCATTAATAAGATTAAGGGAAGTAACTACATTTAAAGAAGCTCACACGATTCATGATACCTTTGAAAGCGCAGAACAACAAATAAAGGAGGCAATAGATATCTATAAAAAGTTTTTTGACGAACTAGGAATACCTTATATAATTAGTAAGAGACCCGATTGGGATAAATTTGCTGGTGCATTATATACCATAGCATTCGATACAATGATGCCTGATGGAAGAACTTTACAAATAGGAACAGTTCATAATCTAGGGCAGAGCTTTTCAAAGGCATTTAATTATAAAATACAATTAAAAGATGAATCTTTTGATCATCCTTGGCAAACAAGTTATGGAATTAGCGATAGGGTTGTTGCAACTATTATTGGTGTACATGGTGATGATAATGGATTAGTTTTGCCTCCAAATATAGCACCAACACAAGTAATTGTGATTCCTATCCCATCAAGTGATGAGTCAGAAACAAAATCTATAATTGATTATAGCAGGAAAATTTTAAATGAATTATTAGAATCAAAGGTAAGAGCTAAAATAGATGATAGAAGTGAAATGACACCTGGAGAAAAATATTATTATTGGGAAGCAAAAGGTGTACCTGTAAGAATTGAAATAGGATCAAGAGAATTGAGAACGCATAATTTAACAGTTGTTAGAAGAGATACTTTATCTAAAATAACTATAGGAGAAAAAGAATTAATCAATGAAATAAATCATATTATGAATAGCATTCAAAATAATTTATATGAAAGGGCGTGGAAGGATTTAAAACAAAAAATATATGAAACAGATAATTTAAATGAGGCAAGGCAATATTTAGATAAAAAAGGAATAGTAGAAATCCCTTGGTGCGGAAAAGAATCTTGTGCAAATAAAGTAATGGAGTCTCTAGGAGCAAAAAGCTTAGGCA